A genome region from Arachis duranensis cultivar V14167 chromosome 8, aradu.V14167.gnm2.J7QH, whole genome shotgun sequence includes the following:
- the LOC107462317 gene encoding uncharacterized protein LOC107462317, with the protein MASEESFVVLVHHRGSVNRKTRSGVKFTDKNPLCIVVTSTTSYDDLVSAVLMKLGLEGVKRVKKFFYRIPVTVLQNTVKYDCFTINNDVDLQVMFLCRRQFPEVRTPELLARLVDVVSSSGGSNRNTNTLANPAGSSSRLAVASSSIPVYEPVVQHVASPSFAVDLNGTEGDEVVERENLPNALVGVAPVGVGDGFLVDEEDDDVEPDMIDDDSADDIGATGPALEVGGSNSGTQQYPPHFSSLDLDAMRHEGVLGHAVGFGARDAEGTTGLREF; encoded by the coding sequence atggctagtgaggagagttttgtGGTTTTGGTGCACCACAGAGGATCTGTTAATAGAAAAACTCGTTCCGGAGTAAAGTTCACAGATAAGAATCCTCTATGTATTGTCGTAACATCTACGACGAGTTATGATGACCTTGTTAGCGCTGTACTAATGAAGCTCGGTCTGGAAGGTGTGAAGCGGGTAAAGAAGTTTTTCTATCGCATTCCAGTCACGGTGCTACAGAATACGGTGAAGTATGATTGCTTCACGATTAATAATGATGTGGACTTGCAAGTAATGTTTCTTTGTCGGAGGCAGTTTCCGGAGGTGAGGACACCGGAGTTGTTGGCACGGCTGGTTGATGTTGTATCCAGCTCCGGCGGTTCGAACAGGAATACGAACACGTTAGCGAATCCAGCAGGTTCTAGTTCCCGGCTTGCCGTTGCTTCCTCGTCCATCCCTGTGTACGAACCAGTGGTCCAACATGTCGCCTCCCCGTCTTTTGCTGTTGACCTCAATGGCACCGAAGGCGACGAGGTAGTGGAAAGGGAAAATTTGCCGAACGCTTTAGTGGGAGTTGCACCTGTTGGCGTAGGAGACGGTTTTTTGGTTGATGAAGAGGATGATGACGTCGAGCCGGATATGATTGACGATGACAGCGCTGATGATATTGGAGCGACTGGGCCTGCATTGGAGGTAGGTGGTTCTAACTCTGGCACACAGCAGTATCCACCACATTTTTCCTCGTTGGACTTGGACGCCATGAGACATGAGGGGGTATTAGGGCACGCTGTTGGATTCGGAGCTAGAGATGCGGAAGGGACTACTGGTCTGAGAGAGTTCTAG
- the LOC107462318 gene encoding uncharacterized protein LOC107462318: MDLTLLVSIDGTHLYGKYGGTLLIAIAQDGNSNILPPGLLVISDSHNGIKAALEAPDGGWLPPSAYRAFCIRYVAANFALTFKGKDARRLLVNAAYAKTEVEFDYWFDILRSEDPAMCEWANWIDYSLWTQHRDEGRRFGHMTTNISECVNSILKGVRNLPVASLVKATYGRLAKLFVRKGREAEAQMGTGQQFSQHLVKCIEANMKTARCFTVTLYDRDNSEFTVAETTPTGSFSLGTYRVSLASRTCDCGYFQALHFPCQHALACCAYSRVTWTSYVHSVYQISSVFSVYRMRFTPPIPEGFWPPYDGPTVIPDPDKRRAREGRPRSIRIRTNMDEADPNRPKRCGLCRQPGHTRRSCPQVGGSSQHVVSVSIIYISAHVASLRVIYIISHVVSVNNANTNNMHTNGVLSETSLQPVGNYVVCVRVGDIGRTSLADSDLPRPYSSVS, from the exons ATGGACCTCACACTACTAGTGAGCATTGACGGCACCCATCTGTATGGGAAGTATGGGGGGACGTTGCTCATCGCGATTGCACAGGACGGGAACTCGAACATTCTACCT CCCGGTCTGCTGGTTATATCGGACAGTCACAACGGCATCAAGGCTGCGCTTGAGGCCCCTGACGGCGGTTGGCTACCGCCATCTGCGTACCGTGCATTCTGCATACGATACGTAGCGGCTAATTTTGCCCTAACCTTCAAGGGCAAAGACGCTAGGAGGCTACTAGTGAACGCGGCGTATGCGAAGACCGAGGTTGAATTTGATTACTGGTTTGATATCCTGCGATCTGAAGATCCGGCGATGTGTGAGTGGGCGAACTGGATTGATTACTCGTTGTGGACTCAGCATCGTGATGAAGGGCGGAGATTCGGTCACATGACGACGAACATCTCCGAGTGTGTGAACTCTATCCTGAAGGGGGTCAGAAATCTCCCTGTAGCATCCCTGGTGAAGGCAACATATGGTAGGCTTGCGAAACTGTTTGTTCGCAAGGGGAGAGAGGCTGAGGCTCAAATGGGAACAGGACAACAATTCAGTCAGCATTTGGTGAAGTGTATTGAGGCCAACATGAAGACGGCCAGGTGCTTCACAGTGACGCTGTATGACCGGGATAACTCCGAGTTCACTGTAGCAGAGACCACTCCGACTGGTTCTTTCTCCTTGGGTACTTACAGAGTATCACTTGCCTCTCGGACATGTGACTGCGGGTACTTCCAGGCTCTTCATTTCCCGTGTCAGCACGCACTTGCATGCTGTGCATACTCACGGGTCACCTGGACCTCTTACGTTCACAGCGTCTATCAGATTAGCTCTGTGTTCAGTGTGTATCGGATGAGATTCACACCTCCGATCCCGGAGGGATTCTGGCCACCTTACGACGGGCCCACGGTGATTCCAGACCCTGACAAGAGGCGTGCCAGAGAGGGTCGTCCTAGATCCATTAGGATACGGACGAATATGGACGAGGCAGATCCGAATCGGCCAAAGAGGTGCGGCCTATGTCGCCAACCCGGACACACACGACGTAGTTGCCCACAGGTTGGAGGCTCGTCTCAGCATGTTGTTAGTGTTAGCATTATCTACATTAGTGCGCATGTTGCTAGTCTTAGAGTTATTTACATTATTTCGCATGTTGTTAGTGTCA ATAATGCTAACACTAACAACATGCATACTAATGGTGTCCTGTCTGAGACGAGCCTCCAACCTGTGGGCAACTACGTCGTGTGTGTCCGGGTTGGCGACATAGGCCGCACCTCTTTGGCCGATTCGGATCTGCCTCGTCCATATTCGTCCGTATCCTAG
- the LOC107462319 gene encoding uncharacterized protein LOC107462319, with protein sequence MIADDSGDDVRESEPAGADSGSSSGTQQYPPHFSSLDLDAMRQEGVPGQPAGFGARDGEGSAGLTEFQVGQQFQDKDEALLSVKTYNIRRGVQYKVVECDYHRYVGKCFEFENGCTWLIRLSLRQHKGLWEVKRYNGLHTCFATSISSDHRSLDYHVISAFIMPMVRADASVSIKVLLNATTSHFGFRPTYRRVWLAKQKVVALIYGDWDESSNELPRWVLGVQLTMPGTVAVLKTSPIHVGAQLDESQAYFHRLFWTFPPCIEAFRHCKPLVSIDDTHLYGKYGGTLLVAIAQDGNSNILPMAFALVEGENAESWAFFLSHLREHVTPQAGLLVISDRHNGIKAAPEAPDGG encoded by the coding sequence ATGATTGCTGATGACAGTGGCGATGATGTTAGAGAAAGTGAGCCTGCTGGGGCAGACAGTGGTTCTAGCTCTGGCACACAGCAGTACCCTccacatttttcttctttggacTTGGATGCCATGAGGCAGGAGGGGGTTCCTGGGCAGCCAGCTGGATTTGGCGCTAGAGATGGTGAAGGGTCTGCAGGTCTGACAGAGTTTCAGGTTGGTCAGCAATTTCAGGATAAAGATGAGGCCCTGTTAAGTGTGAAGACTTACAACATCCGTCGAGGGGTACAGTACAAGGTCGTGGAGTGTGACTATCACCGTTATGTGGGCAAGTGTTTTGAGTTCGAgaatgggtgcacatggttgattcggCTGAGTCTCCGACAGCACAAGGGCCTTTGGGAGGTCAAACGGTACAACGGACTGCATACGTGTTTcgccacctccatctccagcGACCACAGGAGTTTGGATTACCATGTGATATCGGCATTCATTATGCCAATGGTTAGGGCTGATGCATCCGTTAGCATCAAGGTGCTCCTAAATGCCACCACCTCACACTTTGGGTTTAGGCCGACGTACAGGAGGGTCTGGTTGGCCAAGCAGAAGGTTGTTGCCCTCATCTATGGTGACTGGGATGAGTCGTCTAACGAGCTCCCAAGGTGGGTGTTAGGAGTCCAGTTGACGATGCCTGGAACTGTTGCAGTCCTTAAGACGAGTCCTATTCATGTCGGTGCACAGCTGGATGAGTCTCAAGCTTATTTTCACAGACTATTCTGGACGTTTCCACCGTGTATCGAGGCATTCCGTCATTGCAAGCCCCTAGTTAGTATTGACGACACCCATCTCTATGGCAAGTATGGGGGAACGTTGCTTGTCGCGATTGCACAGGACGGGAATTCCAACATACTCCCTATGGCATTCGCATTAGTCGAGGGTGAGAATGCTGAGTCGTGGGCCTTCTTTCTCTCCCACCTACGTGAGCATGTGACACCGCAGGCGGGTCTACTGGTTATATCGGACAGGCACAACGGCATCAAGGCAGCGCCTGAGGCTCCTGACGGAGGATGA
- the LOC107462320 gene encoding uncharacterized protein LOC107462320, with product MGDFNEIVYVEERKGVTSLPASAKEFRAWINDMELLDKYPDTILRGGPRGLSDHCHLIVEDRRLVQGTKPFRSLDSWFTHEGFQRMVKEEWRRLGDVQFLDKLKALLKSLNRWHKQYFRNIPEKIQKFEVEIKKVDDMVSNGVHDGTIEARRKTLVRCCEIWYTRQDIHWKQMSRSRHAKEMDRNTRHFNNIASAGRKNNRIDSLVINGRLVRNHARIKVATRDFYRNLHHQEDSSNINFRDGLVNWLELEEAQALEVLTSAEEVKDAVWECESSKASSSDGYNTNFIKRCWEEIGVKFTKAVLSLFEMARLPAESNVTWVALASKFLGAKEIKDIRPISIARCVYKVISKVLTKRMKSVIPGLVGESQSAFVKGRRIHDGALIAGETVQWLKLKKKASAIIKLDFQKAYDRVKSNFVDIVLEKIGFGRRWRAWIT from the exons ATGGGAGACTTCAACGAAATTGTGTACGTTGAGGAAAGGAAAGGGGTGACCAGCTTGCCAGCCTCTGCTAAAGAATTCAGAGCCTGGATTAACGATATGGAGTTG CTAGATAAATACCCGGACACTATTCTAAGAGGAGGACCGAGAGGCTTATCAGATCACTGTCATTTGATAGTGGAAGATAGAAGATTAGTTCAGGGTACGAAACCTTTCCGTAGTTTAGACTCGTGGTTCACACATGAAGGTTTCCAAAGGATGGTAAAGGAAGAATGGAGGAGGTTGGGTGATGTACAGTTTTTAGATAAATTGAAAGCACTATTAAAATCTTTGAATAGATGGCACAAGCAGTACTTTAGGAACATACCTGAGAAGATACAAAAGTTTGAAGTCGAGATCAAGAAAGTGGATGACATGGTTAGCAACGGTGTACATGATGGTACTATAGAAGCAAGAAGAAAGACGCTGGTAAGATGTTGTGAGATATGGTATACGAGACAAGATATACACTGGAAGCAAATGTCTCGATCAAGGCATGCCAAGGAGATGGACAGGAATACTAGACACTTCAACAATATTGCGTCAGCAGGGAGAAAAAACAACCGGATTGACTCTTTAGTGATTAATGGAAGGTTAGTAAGGAATCATGCAAGGATTAAGGTAGCCACTAGAGACTTCTACAGGAACCTACACCACCAGGAAGACTCATCGAATATTAACTTTCGGGATGGCCTAGTAAATTGGTTGGAGTTGGAGGAAGCTCAAGCACTAGAGGTGTTAACATCGGCGGAGGAGGTAAAGGATGCGGTCTGGGAATGTGAATCATCTAAGGCTTCGAGTAGTGATGGATATAACACGAACTTTATAAAGAGGTGCTGGGAGGAGATTGGAGTAAAATTCACTAAAGCTGTGTTGAGTTTATTTGAGATGGCGAGATTACCAGCAGAGTCCAACGTTACTTGGGTAGCGCTAGCCTCGAAGTTTCTGGGTGCGAAGGAGATAAAGGATATTAGACCGATCAGTATAGCTCGGTGTGTTTACAAGGTCATATCAAAAGTGTTGACAAAAAGGATGAAGAGTGTAATCCCAGGGTTAGTTGGGGAATCACAAAGTGCATTTGTCAAAGGACGACGGATACATGATGGAGCGCTAATAGCAGGTGAGACTGTACAATGGCTAAAACTGAAGAAGAAGGCATCAGCAATCATTAAATTGGACTTCCAGAAAGCCTATGACAGagtcaaatcaaattttgttGATATTGTGCTAGAAAAGATAGGATTCGGTAGAAGATGGAGGGCCTGGATCACATAG